Proteins from a single region of Nitrospira sp.:
- a CDS encoding transporter substrate-binding domain-containing protein: MAFSNRIPVLSPFRHSQRQGAGCASPRSPLIAAVRRRWKPIRPTIALLLFLPLLPGCGLLFDAIHQIYPVTTNELNKICRRQQIQVGVAVEPFRPFVFPAVWTDEGARVTGLDTELVRAVSDALTIHCGSSVVPALHLVRFRDLFLLLNEGQLDFFVSAVAAGTPSPGRSGFAYSTPYFSEGGIGAIATRPEVIDLIRTRVGTAGETTAREQLLNGLTIAVQDSTAAHLYADAKISAAKVLVCDSLPAAFEHATAGLSPPIDVILGAHPVLKFMVKTTRRDWQLLAKDEHAPLWFTLADYAVVMAEESYTLRWFINDVIFQLHESGRLEQMRRRWIEDAYAYPRRASTEGLPFDVQKMPAHYAQGACRVSSPH, translated from the coding sequence ATGGCTTTTTCTAACCGGATTCCGGTATTGAGCCCATTCCGACACAGCCAACGGCAGGGCGCAGGGTGCGCCTCACCCCGCTCGCCGCTCATCGCCGCGGTCCGGCGTCGGTGGAAACCAATACGGCCCACTATCGCCCTACTGCTCTTCCTCCCGCTGTTGCCGGGCTGCGGTTTGCTCTTCGATGCCATCCACCAGATCTACCCGGTGACGACCAATGAGCTGAATAAAATCTGCCGCCGCCAGCAAATCCAGGTCGGGGTGGCGGTCGAACCGTTTCGACCATTCGTATTTCCCGCCGTCTGGACCGACGAGGGCGCGCGAGTGACCGGACTCGATACCGAACTGGTACGGGCCGTGAGTGACGCCCTCACGATCCATTGCGGCAGCTCCGTCGTTCCCGCCTTGCACCTGGTTCGCTTCCGCGACTTATTTTTGCTCTTAAATGAGGGACAATTGGATTTCTTCGTCTCCGCCGTGGCAGCCGGGACGCCCTCACCAGGCCGGTCCGGATTTGCCTACTCCACTCCGTACTTCTCAGAGGGCGGCATCGGCGCGATTGCCACAAGACCGGAGGTCATCGACCTGATCCGGACTCGTGTCGGGACCGCCGGCGAGACCACCGCCCGAGAACAGCTTCTGAATGGCCTGACCATCGCGGTGCAAGACAGCACGGCGGCACACCTGTATGCCGACGCCAAGATCAGCGCTGCCAAGGTCCTTGTGTGCGATTCGCTTCCCGCCGCCTTTGAGCACGCTACGGCCGGCCTATCACCGCCGATCGATGTGATCCTGGGAGCACACCCGGTTTTGAAATTCATGGTCAAGACCACACGTCGAGACTGGCAACTCTTGGCGAAGGATGAACACGCCCCGCTATGGTTCACGCTCGCCGACTATGCCGTCGTGATGGCGGAGGAAAGTTACACCTTGCGGTGGTTCATCAACGACGTCATTTTTCAGCTCCACGAATCAGGACGACTGGAACAGATGCGGCGCCGATGGATCGAGGACGCATATGCCTATCCACGACGGGCATCGACGGAAGGGCTCCCGTTCGACGTGCAAAAGATGCCGGCTCACTATGCCCAGGGAGCCTGCCGGGTATCGTCGCCACACTGA
- a CDS encoding DUF3365 domain-containing protein, producing the protein MVHRPWLSLITLAIVVGIAPVQASPPEQLRAEAEETARLLAKLLQAGRLVIEQNQALIDDVHKGDKGFTPEVFERQMYEVFRQRTGIDLSAPAAKTSLAVPPLARTLLPALIEAGKDVVREAQVVINQRGIGYKNFIPATFGSQAAARFSKRSQVQLKQTAIQPRNPKNEPDEYESSVLRWLSGRPNGEAYVSELTESGGTLRVMMPIYYQRECLACHGAPKGEWDISGYPKEGAQEGDLAGAISVKIPLRTE; encoded by the coding sequence ATGGTCCACCGCCCATGGCTCTCACTCATCACTCTGGCAATAGTTGTTGGAATCGCGCCCGTTCAGGCTTCCCCGCCTGAGCAGCTCCGCGCTGAGGCGGAAGAGACCGCGCGGCTCCTGGCAAAACTGCTCCAAGCCGGCCGCCTGGTGATCGAACAGAATCAGGCCCTGATCGACGATGTCCACAAAGGAGACAAAGGCTTTACCCCGGAAGTGTTTGAACGGCAGATGTACGAGGTCTTTCGACAACGGACCGGGATCGACCTGAGCGCGCCTGCAGCAAAAACGTCGTTGGCCGTGCCGCCTCTCGCGCGCACGCTCCTGCCGGCCTTGATCGAAGCCGGAAAAGACGTCGTCCGCGAGGCACAGGTCGTCATCAACCAGCGCGGAATCGGCTACAAGAATTTCATTCCTGCCACGTTCGGCAGCCAAGCGGCGGCGCGCTTTTCCAAACGGTCCCAAGTCCAACTGAAACAAACGGCGATCCAACCGCGCAATCCCAAGAATGAGCCGGATGAATACGAATCGTCCGTCCTCCGCTGGTTGTCCGGACGACCGAATGGGGAAGCCTATGTCAGCGAATTGACCGAATCGGGTGGAACCTTACGGGTCATGATGCCGATCTATTACCAGCGCGAATGCCTCGCCTGCCACGGCGCCCCAAAAGGAGAATGGGATATTTCAGGCTACCCCAAAGAGGGTGCCCAGGAGGGAGACCTGGCTGGCGCCATCAGTGTCAAAATCCCTCTGCGAACCGAGTGA
- a CDS encoding cupin domain-containing protein — protein sequence MKVVNISEYQQFSQEKMKKNNMFQTERFFCDIYCFEPGQEQKGHIHGEQDKVYLVLEGQGTFQVGSEKQVLGPGQGTMAPAGEEHGVKNHTDQRLKVLVFVAPNP from the coding sequence ATGAAGGTCGTTAATATCTCGGAGTATCAGCAGTTTAGTCAAGAGAAGATGAAGAAGAACAATATGTTTCAGACGGAGCGGTTCTTCTGCGACATCTACTGTTTTGAGCCGGGGCAGGAACAGAAGGGCCACATCCATGGCGAGCAAGACAAGGTCTATCTCGTTCTCGAGGGGCAGGGGACTTTTCAGGTTGGTTCAGAGAAGCAGGTGCTGGGGCCTGGACAAGGGACGATGGCGCCGGCTGGAGAAGAGCATGGAGTAAAGAATCACACGGATCAGCGCTTGAAAGTCCTCGTGTTCGTCGCGCCGAATCCGTAG
- a CDS encoding CoB--CoM heterodisulfide reductase iron-sulfur subunit B family protein: MALRFALYPGCAAKGATPELYQSTMAIVGRLGIDVVELAASSCCGAGVVTEAEPDVALALNARNFAQAESLGLDIMTICGTCQGVMAAANKRLKSEPGLLDRINRVLEPDGIAYRGTIQVKHLLWIIVREIGLRQLGAQVVTSLQGLRIAPFYGCYILRPSWDLGFDDPENPSSLEQVIRALGGEAVAYAGRTKCCGFPIILEKEAVAMAMSGANMKEAKEQGADCMVTPCPLCHMSLDIYQDRAGQAVNAQLSLPILHLPQLLGLAMGIPAKELGLARHLIPVDSIVRRINQSVRHS; this comes from the coding sequence ATGGCATTGAGATTTGCGCTATACCCCGGCTGTGCGGCGAAAGGTGCGACGCCGGAACTGTATCAATCGACGATGGCGATCGTCGGCCGGCTTGGCATTGACGTGGTCGAGCTTGCGGCGTCGTCTTGCTGCGGGGCCGGGGTGGTGACGGAGGCGGAGCCGGATGTCGCCTTGGCGTTGAATGCGCGGAACTTCGCTCAGGCCGAAAGCCTGGGTCTCGATATCATGACCATTTGCGGGACGTGTCAGGGCGTCATGGCGGCGGCGAACAAGCGATTGAAGAGCGAGCCGGGATTACTCGATCGAATCAATCGTGTGTTGGAGCCGGACGGCATCGCCTATCGCGGGACGATTCAGGTCAAACATCTGCTGTGGATTATCGTGCGTGAGATCGGGCTGCGCCAGCTTGGCGCGCAGGTCGTGACATCTTTGCAGGGGCTGCGCATTGCGCCGTTCTATGGCTGTTATATTCTCCGGCCCTCCTGGGATCTCGGTTTTGACGATCCGGAAAACCCGTCGTCTCTCGAGCAGGTGATTCGTGCGTTGGGCGGGGAGGCGGTGGCCTATGCCGGGCGCACCAAGTGCTGCGGGTTCCCGATCATTCTTGAAAAGGAAGCGGTGGCGATGGCGATGTCCGGAGCCAATATGAAAGAGGCCAAGGAGCAAGGGGCCGACTGCATGGTAACGCCCTGCCCGCTCTGTCATATGAGCCTGGATATCTATCAGGATCGCGCGGGGCAGGCGGTGAATGCACAGCTCAGTCTTCCCATTCTCCACTTGCCCCAGCTCCTTGGTCTGGCGATGGGGATACCTGCCAAGGAGTTAGGTCTTGCGCGTCATTTGATCCCGGTCGATTCGATCGTCAGGCGCATCAATCAGTCCGTCCGTCATTCTTAG
- a CDS encoding HDOD domain-containing protein — protein sequence MAPDTQISAATEKLEQALVKKLEAGEVELPLLPQVASQVMALAADATADAAKLSSLIHQDQALAAHVLRIANSPAYMPRSPVVSLQHAVAMLGINLLSEIAFTASLKNGAFQVPGHEDHVKLLWRHSLASGAFGKEVARMRRVNVETAYLCGLLHGIGKPVVLRTVANLAKDLKLSADRAVMQQLLDGYHTRVGTVIADKWGLPKQVAEAIACYQEYDHATSFRQDCLLTCVADRLATHLLEPETLPEEELREHPVFADLNLYPNDIDQLLAGKEKALALVNAMNL from the coding sequence ATGGCCCCCGATACTCAAATTTCTGCCGCCACCGAAAAGCTGGAACAGGCTCTGGTTAAGAAGCTCGAGGCAGGAGAAGTCGAACTCCCGCTCTTGCCTCAAGTGGCCAGCCAAGTCATGGCCCTGGCCGCCGACGCGACGGCCGATGCCGCCAAGCTGTCATCGCTGATCCATCAAGATCAAGCTTTGGCCGCCCACGTCCTGCGCATTGCCAATTCGCCTGCCTATATGCCGCGCAGCCCGGTCGTCTCGCTCCAGCACGCCGTGGCCATGCTCGGCATCAATCTGCTTTCTGAAATTGCCTTTACGGCCTCGTTGAAGAACGGGGCATTCCAAGTTCCAGGCCACGAAGATCACGTGAAGCTGCTCTGGCGGCACTCACTGGCCAGCGGCGCCTTTGGCAAAGAGGTCGCCCGCATGCGGCGGGTCAATGTCGAAACCGCGTACCTCTGTGGACTCTTGCACGGAATCGGCAAGCCGGTCGTGCTTCGGACGGTGGCGAATCTTGCCAAAGACCTCAAACTCTCGGCCGATAGAGCCGTGATGCAGCAGCTACTCGACGGCTACCACACCCGCGTCGGCACTGTGATTGCCGACAAATGGGGGCTGCCCAAACAAGTGGCCGAAGCCATTGCGTGCTACCAGGAATATGATCACGCCACTTCCTTCAGGCAGGACTGCCTGCTCACCTGCGTCGCAGACCGTCTGGCGACACACCTCCTTGAACCGGAGACGCTCCCCGAAGAAGAATTGCGCGAGCATCCGGTCTTCGCCGATCTCAACCTCTACCCCAACGATATCGACCAGCTGCTGGCCGGTAAAGAGAAGGCGTTGGCCTTGGTCAATGCAATGAACCTATGA
- the sthA gene encoding Si-specific NAD(P)(+) transhydrogenase, whose product MSAPIAFDIVIIGAGPAGQKAAIQGAKSGKRVALLERERGIGGSCVYRGTIPSKTLRESALHLDRLRRASAAFEFSLKPDAEISSLLSRLEEVVQTHDTYMSKQLRRNGISLFHGRARFLNDRTIEMQTVDGARQHFTADHFVIATGSRPRNPQEIPVDHEHILDSDSLLSMIYLPRSLAIIGGGVIGCEYASIFALLGVEVTLIDRAKAPLQFMDQELVAQFVASFEQHGGHYLGGQSIQSVQWDGATHVVTLLGDGQIIKSEKMLVALGRQANVEDLNLGAAGLEVNGKGSLSVNQFCQTTAPHIYAVGDMVGAPALASKAMEQGRRAVRHALNLPIGDAASTIPIGVYTIPEMASIGLDEKMASERFRNPLVGRAKFEEVARAQISGAGHGLLKMIADPSGERLLGIQVVGDSATELVHIGQMALQQGALVESFIDNVFNFPTYAEAYRVAALDILGQVAKRQTAAAA is encoded by the coding sequence ATGAGCGCACCAATAGCCTTCGACATCGTCATCATCGGAGCCGGCCCCGCCGGGCAAAAAGCCGCCATTCAAGGCGCGAAATCCGGCAAGCGCGTGGCGCTGCTGGAGCGCGAACGGGGTATCGGCGGCAGCTGCGTCTACCGCGGCACCATTCCCAGCAAGACCTTGCGGGAGAGCGCCCTGCACCTCGACCGCCTGCGCCGAGCCAGCGCGGCGTTTGAATTCAGCTTGAAGCCGGACGCGGAAATCTCGTCGCTGCTCAGCCGCCTGGAAGAAGTCGTCCAGACGCACGACACCTATATGAGCAAACAACTGCGGCGGAACGGCATCTCGCTGTTTCACGGCCGCGCGCGTTTTCTCAATGACCGAACCATAGAAATGCAAACCGTGGACGGCGCCCGTCAACACTTTACGGCCGACCATTTCGTCATCGCCACCGGTTCGCGCCCGCGCAATCCTCAAGAGATCCCCGTCGATCATGAACATATCCTCGACAGCGACTCCCTCTTGTCGATGATCTACCTCCCGCGGTCTCTGGCGATTATTGGCGGAGGCGTCATCGGGTGCGAGTACGCCTCGATCTTCGCCCTCCTCGGCGTTGAAGTGACCCTGATCGACCGCGCCAAAGCGCCGCTGCAATTCATGGATCAGGAACTCGTGGCGCAGTTCGTCGCCAGTTTTGAGCAGCACGGCGGACACTACCTCGGCGGACAATCGATTCAAAGTGTGCAATGGGATGGCGCCACCCATGTGGTGACGCTGCTTGGCGATGGCCAGATCATCAAGAGCGAGAAAATGCTCGTGGCGCTGGGCAGACAGGCGAATGTGGAAGATCTCAACCTGGGCGCCGCCGGGCTTGAAGTGAATGGGAAGGGCAGCCTCTCGGTGAACCAATTCTGCCAGACGACCGCGCCACACATCTACGCCGTCGGCGACATGGTCGGTGCCCCGGCCCTCGCGTCAAAAGCAATGGAGCAGGGCCGCCGCGCAGTACGCCATGCCCTCAACCTCCCCATCGGCGATGCCGCATCGACCATTCCGATTGGTGTCTATACGATTCCTGAAATGGCCAGTATCGGCCTGGATGAAAAGATGGCCAGCGAACGATTTCGGAATCCCCTCGTCGGCCGGGCCAAGTTCGAAGAAGTCGCCCGCGCACAAATCTCGGGAGCCGGTCACGGGCTCCTGAAAATGATCGCCGATCCCAGCGGCGAACGATTGCTGGGGATTCAGGTCGTCGGAGATTCCGCCACAGAACTGGTGCACATTGGCCAGATGGCCCTGCAGCAAGGCGCGCTGGTCGAATCCTTTATCGACAACGTCTTCAACTTCCCCACCTACGCCGAAGCCTATCGCGTTGCCGCGCTGGATATCCTCGGCCAGGTCGCCAAACGCCAAACCGCAGCAGCGGCATAG
- a CDS encoding tetratricopeptide repeat protein: MNRSDRRRQESRQAKTGSVSDSFAVYTLLDQGKRHHQAGQLAEAERNYQLALNMVPGHPEALHLLGLLAYRVGSYEQAIELITHAIEGTPNSPLYWFNLGVVTQRAGKSEEAIRAYERAITLNPKYVDALINLGNVLKDQHRLVAAVETYRKALTLNPAHADTHNNLGVALKEQNALRDAIVSYREAIRLKPAHFEAWNNLGLALMETGAIDDALASFQQALTIVPDSSKTLYNLGIAAMWNGDHAGAMARFSQVAKAKHDHNGPIQETTLFRSRLKHDAEQTRLLIERGRLDASHRSYVDALERLEITLAATFPTRNRCPVDPAALAAIAPSFNQFLYRAPCERLVDGALNPQLDVRAIEARYLGQLPEVTFIDQLLKPEALAALRTFCLESTIWKKDYENGYLGAFLGDGFATPLLLQIAEELRRALPGIFKDHRLTQAWAFKQDSARRGLSIHADAAAVNVNFWITPDEANLDPEKGGLVVYSKEAPADWNFAAYNSEQNKPKILEWLTQAGAQTIRVPYRANRAVVFNSDLFHETDDVTFRDDYLSRRINITLLYGYRHQA, from the coding sequence ATGAATCGATCCGACCGCCGCCGACAGGAATCCCGCCAGGCCAAGACCGGCTCCGTGTCCGACAGTTTCGCCGTTTATACGCTACTCGACCAAGGGAAACGCCATCACCAGGCTGGCCAATTGGCCGAGGCTGAGCGAAACTATCAACTGGCCCTGAATATGGTGCCGGGCCACCCTGAAGCGCTCCACCTCTTAGGATTGCTGGCCTACCGCGTCGGCAGCTACGAGCAAGCCATCGAGCTCATCACCCACGCCATCGAGGGCACACCCAATTCCCCTTTGTACTGGTTCAACCTGGGCGTCGTCACCCAGCGTGCGGGAAAATCCGAAGAGGCCATCCGTGCCTATGAGCGGGCCATCACCCTCAATCCCAAATACGTCGACGCCCTCATCAATCTCGGCAACGTCCTGAAAGACCAGCATCGCCTTGTCGCCGCAGTCGAAACCTATCGCAAAGCCCTGACCCTGAACCCGGCCCACGCCGACACCCACAACAACCTCGGCGTCGCACTCAAAGAGCAGAATGCCCTCCGGGATGCGATCGTCTCCTATCGCGAAGCCATCCGGCTGAAACCCGCGCACTTCGAAGCCTGGAACAATCTCGGCCTGGCGCTGATGGAAACCGGCGCAATCGATGACGCCCTCGCCTCATTCCAGCAGGCCTTGACCATCGTGCCGGATTCATCGAAGACACTCTACAACCTGGGAATTGCGGCGATGTGGAACGGCGACCATGCCGGCGCCATGGCCCGCTTCTCCCAAGTGGCTAAGGCGAAGCACGATCACAACGGTCCGATTCAAGAGACCACCCTCTTCCGGTCGCGGCTGAAGCATGACGCCGAACAAACCCGACTGCTCATCGAGCGGGGCCGCCTCGATGCCTCGCACCGGAGTTATGTCGATGCGCTGGAGCGATTGGAAATTACGCTGGCCGCGACCTTCCCGACGCGCAACCGATGTCCCGTCGATCCGGCTGCGCTCGCGGCGATTGCGCCGTCCTTCAATCAATTTCTCTATCGAGCCCCCTGCGAACGGCTGGTGGATGGCGCATTGAATCCGCAACTGGATGTCCGGGCGATCGAAGCGCGCTACCTGGGGCAGCTGCCAGAAGTCACATTCATCGATCAACTGCTCAAGCCGGAGGCCCTGGCAGCCCTACGCACCTTTTGCTTGGAATCCACAATCTGGAAAAAGGACTACGAGAACGGCTACCTCGGGGCGTTTCTCGGCGATGGATTCGCCACACCCCTCCTGTTGCAAATTGCCGAAGAACTCCGTCGCGCGCTTCCCGGCATCTTCAAAGATCATCGACTGACCCAGGCCTGGGCCTTCAAGCAGGATAGCGCCAGACGCGGCCTCTCCATCCATGCCGACGCCGCAGCCGTCAATGTCAACTTTTGGATTACACCGGATGAGGCGAACCTGGATCCTGAGAAAGGCGGGCTCGTGGTGTACAGCAAAGAAGCGCCGGCCGATTGGAACTTCGCCGCCTATAACAGCGAGCAGAACAAACCGAAGATTCTCGAATGGCTCACGCAAGCCGGCGCGCAGACGATCCGGGTGCCCTATCGCGCCAACCGTGCGGTGGTCTTCAATTCAGATTTGTTTCATGAAACCGACGACGTGACCTTCCGTGACGACTACCTCAGCCGACGCATCAACATCACGCTGCTTTACGGCTATCGACATCAGGCCTAA
- a CDS encoding PilZ domain-containing protein — translation MEHRQHPRFPVQFRSSFSSANIVSGDGNLTDLSIRGCCVFSATAVKPGTTLLLRVDVSDDEPPIQVKQAVVRWCRDRSFGLEFASLTPDEWARLQHVVKELELEPYQRAGTSDEAV, via the coding sequence GTGGAACATCGGCAACATCCTCGCTTTCCTGTCCAGTTTCGCAGCTCTTTCAGCTCCGCCAACATTGTTTCCGGTGACGGCAACCTGACCGATCTCTCCATCCGAGGCTGCTGCGTGTTCAGCGCAACCGCGGTGAAGCCCGGTACCACGTTGTTGTTGCGCGTCGACGTGTCGGACGACGAGCCGCCGATTCAGGTCAAGCAAGCGGTTGTCCGGTGGTGCCGTGATCGCAGCTTCGGGCTGGAGTTTGCCAGTTTGACGCCGGATGAATGGGCGCGACTTCAGCACGTGGTAAAAGAACTCGAATTAGAGCCCTATCAGCGTGCCGGTACATCGGATGAGGCCGTCTGA
- a CDS encoding RtcB family protein — MKFSTTMKVNRVTDEVWEIPVTEKPGMLVPARIYGTESILRAMDTGVFEQVTNVACLPGIRRYALCMPDGHWGYGFPIGGVAAFDVRSGIISPGGVGYDVNCGMRLIRTDLTLAEVQPKLEQLMTELFRRVPAGVGASGFVSMDRSSFDRVMTKGARWCIEQGFGWHRDLERIEQGGCLPGADPSKVTDHAVGRGMNQLGTLGSGNHYLEVQVVSNDRIFDRETATAFGITGQDQIVIMVHCGSRGFGHQVASDYLKAFEKAMRRYGITVKDQQLACAPFLSEEGQDYFAAMNCAANTAFANRQVITHQIREAFAAVFGRSGEELGMELVYDVAHNIAKVERYSEGELVVHRKGATRAFGPGSQDLPACYRSVGQPVICGGSMETGSYLLVGTTRASEETFGSTMHGSGRTMSRTQAKKSIRGEQLQQQMKQRGILVKAVSMSGLAEEAGFAYKNISEVVESVERAGITKKVAELRPIGNIKG; from the coding sequence ATGAAGTTCAGCACGACGATGAAGGTCAATCGAGTTACGGACGAGGTGTGGGAGATTCCCGTCACGGAGAAGCCCGGTATGCTGGTGCCGGCCCGTATCTACGGGACCGAGTCTATTCTCCGGGCCATGGATACCGGTGTGTTCGAGCAGGTGACGAACGTGGCCTGTCTCCCCGGCATCCGCCGGTATGCGCTCTGCATGCCGGACGGCCATTGGGGCTATGGATTTCCGATCGGCGGAGTGGCCGCGTTCGATGTGCGTTCGGGAATCATTTCTCCCGGCGGGGTGGGATACGACGTCAACTGCGGGATGAGGCTGATCCGCACGGACCTCACGCTGGCGGAGGTGCAGCCTAAACTCGAGCAGCTGATGACCGAACTCTTTCGACGCGTCCCGGCAGGTGTCGGAGCGAGCGGCTTTGTGTCGATGGATCGGTCGTCCTTCGATCGGGTCATGACCAAAGGCGCCCGATGGTGCATCGAGCAAGGGTTTGGTTGGCATCGCGATCTGGAGCGGATCGAGCAAGGCGGGTGTCTGCCCGGCGCCGATCCGTCCAAAGTCACCGACCATGCGGTGGGACGCGGGATGAACCAGCTGGGGACGCTGGGTTCCGGCAATCACTACCTTGAAGTGCAAGTGGTCTCGAACGACCGCATTTTCGACCGGGAGACGGCGACAGCCTTCGGCATTACCGGACAGGATCAGATTGTCATCATGGTGCATTGCGGGTCGCGCGGCTTCGGCCACCAGGTGGCCAGCGACTATCTCAAAGCCTTCGAGAAGGCGATGCGGCGATATGGGATTACGGTCAAGGATCAGCAGTTGGCCTGCGCGCCTTTCTTGTCTGAGGAAGGCCAGGACTATTTCGCGGCGATGAACTGCGCCGCCAATACGGCGTTTGCCAACCGGCAGGTCATCACGCATCAGATTCGCGAGGCCTTTGCCGCGGTTTTCGGCCGGTCGGGAGAAGAGTTGGGCATGGAGCTGGTCTATGACGTGGCCCACAACATTGCCAAAGTGGAGCGGTACTCTGAAGGGGAGTTGGTCGTGCACCGAAAAGGGGCGACGCGCGCGTTCGGCCCGGGTAGCCAGGATTTGCCGGCCTGTTATCGGTCAGTCGGCCAGCCCGTGATTTGCGGCGGCTCAATGGAAACCGGATCCTATCTGCTGGTGGGCACGACGAGGGCTTCGGAAGAGACCTTTGGTTCGACCATGCACGGCTCCGGACGCACGATGTCGAGGACGCAGGCCAAGAAATCGATTCGCGGCGAGCAGCTCCAGCAGCAGATGAAGCAGCGGGGCATTCTCGTGAAGGCGGTGTCGATGTCCGGGCTCGCGGAAGAGGCCGGATTCGCCTACAAAAACATATCGGAAGTAGTGGAGTCGGTTGAGCGTGCGGGAATTACAAAAAAGGTAGCGGAACTCCGACCTATTGGCAATATTAAGGGGTAG
- a CDS encoding archease has protein sequence MPASFQFLDDVALADLAFDAEGDSVQEVFDAASNAVMEAMADPATVGATWERRIEHAESDLAELLFDWLSDFVYWKDAAGVVFSCASISLTREGGQWKLDGTLVGEPVNQATQVLRNDVKGVTKHLYRLHQDNGRWGVRVVLDV, from the coding sequence ATGCCGGCTTCCTTCCAATTTCTTGATGACGTGGCCCTGGCGGATCTGGCCTTCGATGCCGAGGGCGATTCCGTTCAGGAGGTCTTTGACGCTGCCTCAAACGCGGTGATGGAGGCGATGGCCGATCCCGCGACGGTCGGTGCGACCTGGGAGCGCCGCATCGAACATGCGGAGAGCGATCTCGCCGAGCTGCTGTTCGATTGGCTCTCCGACTTCGTCTATTGGAAGGATGCGGCGGGCGTTGTGTTCAGTTGCGCTTCGATATCGCTGACCCGTGAAGGCGGCCAATGGAAGCTCGATGGGACGCTGGTCGGTGAGCCGGTGAATCAGGCGACGCAAGTGTTGCGCAACGATGTGAAGGGTGTCACCAAGCATTTGTACCGGCTGCATCAAGATAACGGGCGCTGGGGCGTGAGAGTGGTCCTCGACGTATGA
- a CDS encoding 2Fe-2S iron-sulfur cluster-binding protein encodes MRLTITLQRFNPEQDAKPHDEEVRLDVRRGATVLDLLIRVKNELDGSLALRYSCRSAICGSCAMNINGGEKLACRTSVRKELERHGQLHIAPLQHLPVIKDLVVDMRPFWGKIRDITPWLSTSMAVPADRAAAHDPGSTGPGYHNVDACIMCGACVGACTVHAVSPGFAGPAALAKVDRFLSDPREPEKLKGARLAVLQEPNGMWDCTRCNYCVEVCPKDVKPMEAIIRLRRAALDRGLASTGGARHITAFVSIIEQQGRLNEAIMPLKVVGFDLSRFLRILPLGVRMFFKGKVPNPLAHRIPGLAQVRGIFQRARRPTAL; translated from the coding sequence ATGCGCCTTACGATCACTCTCCAACGTTTCAATCCCGAACAGGATGCGAAGCCGCACGATGAAGAGGTGCGCCTGGATGTGCGGCGCGGCGCAACCGTGCTCGACCTGCTGATCCGGGTCAAAAACGAGCTCGACGGCAGTCTGGCCTTGCGGTATTCCTGCCGGTCGGCGATTTGCGGATCTTGCGCCATGAATATTAATGGAGGCGAGAAGCTCGCTTGCCGCACGTCGGTCCGGAAGGAACTGGAACGGCACGGGCAGCTACATATCGCTCCCCTGCAGCACCTTCCGGTCATCAAAGATCTTGTCGTCGACATGCGTCCGTTCTGGGGCAAGATTCGCGACATTACGCCCTGGTTGTCGACGTCGATGGCCGTGCCAGCCGACCGCGCCGCCGCGCACGATCCGGGTTCAACGGGACCCGGTTATCACAATGTCGATGCCTGCATCATGTGCGGCGCCTGTGTGGGAGCCTGCACCGTGCATGCCGTGTCGCCCGGGTTTGCCGGACCGGCGGCGCTCGCCAAAGTCGATCGATTTCTGTCGGATCCGCGTGAGCCGGAGAAGCTGAAAGGGGCGCGGCTTGCCGTCTTGCAAGAGCCGAACGGGATGTGGGATTGCACGCGGTGCAATTACTGCGTGGAAGTCTGCCCGAAAGATGTGAAGCCGATGGAGGCGATCATCCGGCTGCGAAGGGCTGCGCTCGACCGGGGATTGGCGTCAACGGGTGGCGCGCGCCACATCACCGCATTTGTCTCGATCATTGAACAGCAGGGGCGGCTGAACGAAGCGATCATGCCGCTTAAAGTTGTCGGCTTCGATCTGTCCCGCTTTCTCAGGATTCTTCCTCTCGGCGTCAGGATGTTCTTCAAAGGGAAGGTGCCCAATCCATTGGCGCACCGGATTCCAGGATTGGCGCAAGTGCGAGGGATCTTTCAGCGGGCTCGCCGTCCGACGGCGTTATAA